Genomic window (Flavobacteriales bacterium):
TGGCGGCCGGGGAATCGCAGAACCACACATTGATCGTCGCCACGTCACCGTACTTCAAGGGCAGCTGGTGGTCGCACTCCATGCGGACGATCGGCGAGGCATAGCCCTGCTCCTGCTGGCTGAGGTAGGATATCCCGTGCTCCCGGCCGAAGGCCTCACGTCCATCCTCGAAGTAACGGATGTAGTTGCCGTGCCACACGATGCCCAAGGGATCGCACTCGTCAAATCGCACACGCACGGTGGTGCTGTGGGTGATGGCCGTGCGCGGCTCACTGGACGCTCTTCTTCGCATATTGGTGGACGGCGATGGCCGCCGTCACTGCAAAGAACAGCAACAAAGCCGAGAACCAGGGCAAAAGGTCGGTGAGCGTGCCGTGGCGCAGCAGGACCTCATGGAATGCGGACAGTCCCCAATTGAGCGGTGAGAACAGGGACAGCTTCTGCATCACGGGCGGCATGGCGAACACCGGCACCCAGATGCCGCCGATGGCGGAAAGGATCACGACGAGCGTGGCCCCAAAGGGCGCTGCCTGTTCGTGGCTCGTGGACACCGCGCCGATCAGCGCCCCCAGCCCGATCGCGGCCAGACCGATCATCAGCGCCGTGAGATAGAGCAGCGGCAGGTGTCCGGCCACGGCCAATCCGGGCAGGCCCAGATAAGGAAAAAGGAAAACGCCCAAGAGCAGGATGGACGTGAACTGGAGCAGGGCCACGCCCAAGTACACCACCACCTTGCTCAGCATGAACACGGAGGCGGATGTTCCGGAAGCCTTGAGCCGGATGAACGTCCGCTGCACCTTTTCCTTCACTAAGCCGATCGAGAGCGGCACGATGAGGAAGAAAATGGCAAAGACCGTCCACGCCGGCACATTGTGCTGGGTGGAGTCCGGCTCCGGCCCGATGTCCTGTTTTACAGCCTGTTCCTCCAGCGGGATAAAGCCGTTCATCTCCACCGTCTCCGCGTCCGGCTTCACGTCCATCTCTTCCTCCAAGGTGGTGATCAGCTCCTCCGTCTCCACCCGCAGCATCACTTGTTGAAGGCCCATTTTCACTGCGGCGCGGAAGGAGGGCTGCGTGGCCGGATCGAAGAACAATACCACGGGATCGGCGCTGCCGGGCAGGGGTTCGGGCAACGTGTCCTGCACCAGGTCCATCCGTACCATCAGCTTGTGTACCTGCGCGCTCACCAGGCCGTGCGTATGCTTCGAGAGGCGTTCCGGGAGCAGGATGGCCAGTTGTGCCTTACCGGCGAGCACGGTGGCTTTTGCGGAATCCATATCGCCGATCACGCGGATGTTGAACCGTCCGGACCCGGTCAATGCTTCGCGCAGGTGCTGCGCTACCCGCCCATGGTCCCGGTCCACGAGCACCGCGTCCACCTGCGCCTCGGTCATGGACTTGAAGGTGCCGTGCTGCACCATGCTGATGCAGACCACCAGCAGCAAGGGCATGACGAAGAGGATGATCAACGCGCCCACGTCCCGGCGCAGCACCAGGACCTCCTTCACCAATGATGCCCGGAACTCACGCATGCTCCCGGACGGCCTGTAAGTACACGTGTTCCAATGTGGTGGCCTGTGGCCGCGCCCGGATCAGTTCCGCAGGGCTGCCTTGGCACACCATGCGCCCCCGGTTCAAGATGGCCACCCGGGTGCAGAGCTGTTCGGCCTCCTCCATCAGGTGGGAGGTGTAGAAGATCGTCATGCCTTCCGCGTTCAGGTCCCTGAGCAACGCTACGATGCGCGTGCGCGAATCCACGTCCACACCCACGGTGGGCTCATCGAGAAAGAGCAGGGAGGGCCGATGGAGGACCCCGGCGATCAGGTTCACCATGCGCTTCATCCCGCCGGAAAGCATGCTGACTTTTTTCTTGGCGTGGGCACCAAGGCCCATGCGGTCCAACAATTCCGGCAGGTCGTTGTTCAGCGCATCGCCCTCCACGCCGTTCATCTTGGCGAAGAACTTCAGGTTCTCCGTGGCCGTGAGGCTCGGATAGAGGGCGATCTCCTGCGGGACGATGCCCACCTTGCCGTGCAGCGCGCGCGTGCCGGAGCTCTGGCCGGTCCCGAGGATCGAATACGTCCCGGAAGTGGGTTGCAACAAACCGGTGAGGATGGAGATCAACGTGGTCTTTCCGGCACCGTTGGGCCCCAGCAGTCCGAAGAACTCTCCGGCACCCACGTGCAGGTCCAGGTCCTGGAGCGCGGCCTGCTCGGCCCCGGTGTACCGCTTGTTCAGCGCTTGGGTGGAGATCAGCTGGTTCACACCGTTTTCTTCAGGTCCTGAAAGAACAGTTTTTCCTGCTCCGCCAGCGCGTCCAGCATGGCGGCCACTTCGTTGTAGGAACCGGCTGGAGCGTTGCGGTCCCTGTAGATGCGCGATGCAGCTAATGCGAAGTCACGCCATTGATCGCCGATGGCGGTCATGCGATGGCTCATCGGCATCCATTCCGGATGGTCGGCGAGCTTGGATGCTTCCTGCAGGAAGGCAGCGAAGATGTAGCGGAAGCCACCGCCGCCGGTGCCGATCTCCTCCTGCATCCGCACGATCTGGCCGAGGTAATGATTGGCCTTTTTGTTGCCGACTTTACCGGGCCACTTGCGGATGAGGTTCGCCGTGTAGTGAATGCCCCGATAGCCCACCACGGGCACCGGTGCGAGCATGGTCTGGGCGGTCCTTGACATACCTTTTCGGATGGCCGTTTTCCAGTCCACCTCTTCCGGCACGGACACGGGAAAGTACATCTGGCCCTTGGGCGCGAAGGCCCCTTTTGCGAAACGCACCTTCTCCAGCTCGGCCTCGCTCAGCTCGGTCACCACCTCCATCACCGGGTCGCTGATGAGGTAGCGGTCGCCACGCTTTCCGTACACGATCAGGTTGTGCGCGTTGAAGTGGAAGCGGTATTCCGGCGGGAAGTAGGGCAGGTTGTACACGCCCACCTGCAGGCCCACGGGCCGGCCT
Coding sequences:
- a CDS encoding BtrH N-terminal domain-containing protein; the protein is MSEQFPHKQSAHCENGVISGLLRYQGAAVSEPMVFGIGSGLLFCHIPFLMVDQAPAFTYRSMPGQIFRTFTKRTGIRMEQRKFRDTKEAQRALDTSLDQGRPVGLQVGVYNLPYFPPEYRFHFNAHNLIVYGKRGDRYLISDPVMEVVTELSEAELEKVRFAKGAFAPKGQMYFPVSVPEEVDWKTAIRKGMSRTAQTMLAPVPVVGYRGIHYTANLIRKWPGKVGNKKANHYLGQIVRMQEEIGTGGGGFRYIFAAFLQEASKLADHPEWMPMSHRMTAIGDQWRDFALAASRIYRDRNAPAGSYNEVAAMLDALAEQEKLFFQDLKKTV
- a CDS encoding ABC transporter ATP-binding protein, which codes for MISTQALNKRYTGAEQAALQDLDLHVGAGEFFGLLGPNGAGKTTLISILTGLLQPTSGTYSILGTGQSSGTRALHGKVGIVPQEIALYPSLTATENLKFFAKMNGVEGDALNNDLPELLDRMGLGAHAKKKVSMLSGGMKRMVNLIAGVLHRPSLLFLDEPTVGVDVDSRTRIVALLRDLNAEGMTIFYTSHLMEEAEQLCTRVAILNRGRMVCQGSPAELIRARPQATTLEHVYLQAVREHA
- a CDS encoding ABC transporter permease, with the protein product MREFRASLVKEVLVLRRDVGALIILFVMPLLLVVCISMVQHGTFKSMTEAQVDAVLVDRDHGRVAQHLREALTGSGRFNIRVIGDMDSAKATVLAGKAQLAILLPERLSKHTHGLVSAQVHKLMVRMDLVQDTLPEPLPGSADPVVLFFDPATQPSFRAAVKMGLQQVMLRVETEELITTLEEEMDVKPDAETVEMNGFIPLEEQAVKQDIGPEPDSTQHNVPAWTVFAIFFLIVPLSIGLVKEKVQRTFIRLKASGTSASVFMLSKVVVYLGVALLQFTSILLLGVFLFPYLGLPGLAVAGHLPLLYLTALMIGLAAIGLGALIGAVSTSHEQAAPFGATLVVILSAIGGIWVPVFAMPPVMQKLSLFSPLNWGLSAFHEVLLRHGTLTDLLPWFSALLLFFAVTAAIAVHQYAKKSVQ
- a CDS encoding acyl-CoA thioesterase → MRRRASSEPRTAITHSTTVRVRFDECDPLGIVWHGNYIRYFEDGREAFGREHGISYLSQQEQGYASPIVRMECDHQLPLKYGDVATINVWFCDSPAAKMIFEYEVMDPQGKVACTGRSVQVFVFTGGDLALTAPEKFLEWKRKMGLLNG